From the Pyrenophora tritici-repentis strain M4 chromosome 5, whole genome shotgun sequence genome, the window ACGTTGGAGGGGCTTTTGGCGGAGGCGGGGAGGAAGCCGAAGCAGATTGAAGAGACGGTTgaggagatgatgagataGGTATGAGTTGTGTAGATGCAATTGATGAGCTTTTTGGTAATGATAATGTTCTATTCATATACATATACAAAAGGCTACATCTATATCCGCACCCTAGCAGCACTATCGTTCCGCTCACCCATGACACCAAACCCAAAGTCCTTCCTCCGCTTATTGCCCCGTCGATCACCGTACTGCTCGTCAAACTTCTTGATTGCATTCAGACTCGACATATTCTCGCTGATACTAGCGCTGATTTCTTGGAGTGCCTTGTCAAAGTGGCGGGCGTGTAGAACACGTTTATCAGGGAATTTGTAGGATTGGCCGGGAACGAGGTGGAGTGCTGCTTTGGGCTGTGGCTGGGCTGGTGTTGAATCTGGATGTGATGTGGAAGACTCGGCAGGAGCGTCCACATCGTCGTTTCCTGCAACAACATCCGCAGCGGCCTTGGCGGCATGTTCATTCTCCTCCTTGACACAAGCTAGGGCAGCAGAGACGGAGATATTCTTCAGGTCGCTCCCGCTGTAAAACGGTGTCCGCTTAGCAATATCGTCCAAATCCACAGACGCATCCAACAGCTCGCCCTTGAGATGAATCTTCAGAATCTCCTTGCGGTCCGCCTGCGTCGGCAGATCAACGAGTAAACGTCTTGGTAGCCGGCGAATAACAGCGTCATCGAGATCAAACGGCCGGTTCGTAGCTACCATGACAAAGACCGACAAATCATTCAGGCCATCCCATTCTTTCAGAAACTGGTTGAGGATATTACGATGGGATACGCGTTCCTGCATTGCATCTCTCGAGGCGAAGACGGCATCTGCTTCGTCGAGAAAGACAATGCAGGGCGAGAGCTTGCGTGCGAGCGAGAAGATAGCTGAGACATTCTTCTCACCCTCACCAACGTATTTGTCCATGATTTGGCTGCCGGAAACTTCAAGCACCGTGCTACCGCTCTCTTTTGCGACGGCTTTAGCAAGGAGTGTTTTGCCGGTACCTGGAGGCCCGTATAGCAGCGCACCCGAGATCTTCTCGGTTGCAAGGATACCGTAGCTAAACGCCTCTGGTCGGAGCAACGACAATGATGTAATGGTTCGTATCGAATCCACCGTCTCCACCGGTACGTGTACTTGATCGAAAGTCGTCTTGATTTGATCTGCATCCACGATGCCTGGTATAAGTCGCTTTTCCCATTTGGTAGCCGCGGCTGTAATGCGCTGCATGTTTTGTTGATGTCGCTTAGCCTTTTCTCCCAAACGCTTTTTGGCCAAGTCGGCCTCTGTCTTGCCTTGCAGTATGTGGAACGAATTTCTTGATTGTTTGGGCATCTCTGCTATCTTGTCAAAATACACAAATTTCGTCGCATCACTGGCTCGCAGTAAGCCCATGGCAAGCGCGACATGTGCCCAGCTAAGTTGCGCTGGTTCCTGTCGAGAGGCTGCTGACTTGCTCGTTGGGCTTGTGATCAGTAGGCCTAGCGCTGTGAGCGCTACTCTGTGCACCTCATCGTATGTTAGCACCCGCTTAAAGGCAGATTCCGAAAAGATGCGTGCCCATTGTCCGAACTTTACGGAAATTTCATCCATGTCTGAGATACTGGCGGCGGCAGACGAGTCCAAGGATCGGAGCATGTCTTGTATGTGAATCAGATTGATGCGTCGGAATCTGTTCATTTCTGGCGGTACATGGTCGAAAGATGGCTCAGGAAGCATCAGCCTTGCAGCATTCTCCTCCATGCCGGTTCGTTCAGAATCTGTAGTAACAACAATGGTCCTAAAAACACCACTCTCGCCTTCGCTCTGTAGACCCATGACTCCACTGCGATTTGTTAGCTCAGTCATTCGACCACCTTCCGGCATCCTGTACCTGGTCGTTAGCTCAGGAGTGAGCTCGCGTGAACAAGTGCTTCCAACTATCATGATGCTCTCGCCAGCAATACGCCGCTTGCGAACGAGTTCTTCGAGTTTTTGGATGATGCGGCCGCCGTGGTACGTGGCATTTAGTTCCTTGAAATTCTTTACATAAATAATCTTCGACTTTGTCGGAACATTGAGATTTGCTGATGACGAGCCAACCTTGACCTGCAAGTTAATTTCCGGCCTCGCCGAAACCGGCAACGAGGAGTTTAATTCAAGATGGGCACCGTCCTCGGCCAAGGAATAGTCAAAAAAGGCAGGCCCCTTTGGAGATGTTGACAGACGATCAGAATGGCTACGTGGGGGTGAGATGTCGTTGCCGACAATGCCACGAATTTGTTTCATGTCATTCGAATCGATTAAAGCCTCTAAGAAATTGGCTAGCTTCATATCCTCGAGTTGCAATTCGCTCTGACTTTGTGTCCGTCCAGACTCGTCGTTGGTAGCACCAGCTGATGTCCCATACTGATTTCCAGAACCGACTTGCTGGATCTTGGCGTCCTGGGACATGAATCGGAAGACAGGCGTGAGGGCAAAGATGGAAAGCGGACTACGAGAGCGTGCTGAGTTGGGATCAGGCTGGTCCATGGACGAGGGTTGAGACCAATCTGTTTCTTCTTCAGCGGATGCATCCTCTGCGTCTCCCTTGTCCGCCCTAAAATTATTTAGATCTGAATTCAATCGATACGTTTCGTAACCTAAAGAGCGGATGGAGCGAGGAGATGGTTCTGCGCCTTCGCCCAAGTAGTCTCCGGCGAGCCGAGCGAGGTCCTGAGCCTCCAACACGATGACATCGGACCCCAATTCAAACGCACAAGACTTTACACATGCATCTATCGAGGCTTCGTGCTCAGGCGTGGGTGAATGAAGGATGAGGTTTGTTTTGGTAGCAGGAAATGAGTTGCCTATTGCTGGCTGCAGCGATGCAAGAGACGCGGCGATAGTGGCTCGGATTTCCGCAGCGATCAATGGAGATATTCGTCCAGAAATGCCAGTCTCCAACTCTGTCAACATCCTAGCAGCATCCCTTATCGTAGAAGCCTCTCGGAACTTGCTCCATCTTGCCAATGCCTCATCGAGAGGCTCAGTCTTGGGTCCGTTATCCTTGTTGGCCACTGGCTCGTTGTTTGGTGGAGGTGAGCTGTGCGAGGCCTCGTCGTGCAGACCCCACTTCCCCTCCAGGTATTGCTCTACCTTTGCCTTTTCATGGTCGTCCAAACGCCAACTCCACAGACCACGCACTAGTCGTGAGAGAATCTGGGCCGTTTCTGGGTTGAATCCAGCCGGGATAGTACATGCAGCCTGCTCGCCAGACTTTGTATGAGTCACTGCAACCGACAGAAGTGTGGGTGACTTTGCATCGTGTGAGTCTCCAGGCAAGTCTTGGCGGCGTAGGACTCTCCTCTTTAGGAACCAATTGGGCAAGAGCACAGGCGGCAGCCCATCGGCCTTCTTCCCTCGTTGTTGGCGTCGCAAAGCAGCCGAATAGCGGCGCGAAGTTTCCCGCGACCGCTGGAGCTTCTGCGCGAGCACCTCGGGGTCATCCAACGCTACCGTACCGTCTGCAGGTTCATCGGTGGCTGTTGCCTTTTCTCGGTCCGTCTTGTTAACGCCATCCTGGTCGGCTGGCGTGCTATTTGGCGCTGGCGGGGGATTGGAGGCTTGAGCAAGTGGGCGAGTCGTATGTAGTGTTCGTAACCGTGGTGTCAATGGGTAGCGGCGGCCGCGAACAAAGCGCGCTGGAGGTCTTTTGGTGGACGCTCGCAGTGCAGACCGAATCACGTACATCCGGACGTCGAAGGCGCTCCCAGATATCGCGAGGGAGGAGGCCTACAGAGGTAATTGTAGGCGTTGGGTAGAATGCAAGCGATGCGCTAGATATGATGGCAATGCCATGGTCAACTTTCACAAttaacgtgtccgtgcgcgtgatgcgcggattcgcgtgatgcgcggggaacaccatatccactacttcaaaaatgaagctattaagccacgtatataagctgttattatacgaatttatagagggggagtaattagatgcttgcgatcaacttgtactatctatattttgatgggaggttgacgttgcggccacgtgatgtgagctttgatggaggagctggaggctcttcttgaacttgagcaccagcgcgagcagcctcaacgcgtttttgacgcttgttgttcgatgaggtagctgctgaagctctcctctttcccttttggggtagttgtatagctttagcagcgtctctctcctccttctggcgcgcgcgttcagctgctttctcagctcgctcaagctccctcatctccttgagtctctgcctctccacacgcctctcctcgagctcatcttgacgctgcagtcgagcctcctcgcgctgcttcttggaccgtgctttttggagtttctcctccgtctcatctcgctcccgtactgcttctctagctcgagcctcacgcagcttgcgaggagaccagaagacagagccaccgtgatactcctggcgctgttgaaggtcaagagctttgcccttcttcctgtgcttctttttatgttgaagagcctcctttaagccctcgttctcatgctttaaaagctcatactgcacagagagatggtgaacgcttgagcgcagctttcttgcctcatactgatggctatcattaacagcagctcgtactagccgatcgagctttctccagtcatgatcagagagccctgacgatgagcttctctcagcttctggcgtgctagcaaatctacgaaggataacgttggcatccatcggccagatcccagtggcttcgaaggccttcaatatgaggctctctgtgaaggaggatatccaggcgctccagaagagcgggaagaagtcccctttcttgattggaataaggccttgagccttatggagatggttagtgagctcgttagagtaggcttgagagagtggcttgaacagcactacatctagcggctggagcgtatgggtcgaatggggaggaaggatcatgaggaggatcctatggcgatcgcagtacttaataaactccatcgtgaggtgagatccatggccatcaaggatgagcaatctccatctacctgatcgttgctttgtagagcgatcaaacacctgctccagccaagctaggcctacgttatcatttgaccagcctgttggagatgatgagacaaagacctcatgttctcctgccttgatatcttctacccaactcgatcgtatagctccatttttagctgcgtagataagggctggaggcagcgagctcccatcagcgcagcagcaggccaggactgtcagaaactcgcgtgatccatcctggagagatgctcgaacctccttcttctcccattgacgcctgctgaatatcctcttacttctgcctatcaagccaattaagaagcccttctcatccatattgtatatatctcgagcctctaggtgatattcggtgatctttcgatgcagcagctcgaagtagagtctatactttgactcagaatcagccaggtggcgcgtacgatccatggcgctggtccactttgagatgagatggatctcgtgtcggttgatgaagcgagtaacccagctctcgctgagctgctgatgggctacttctgatgagaaattcctgatcatctctcgtgtaggaggaatgcctcgctttgtgagcttttcgatatatctcacaagctctagctcttgttgtgggttgagtttctgctggttgaagttcttgtctctttctgagcttgtctggccctggtgccttcgggtcaacgtagatctcacaacaccatgcttagcagcaattttagtatacgagaactgttctcctggctctagattttcaatatcttcaatcgcagcttgaattgggtccatattggtggagttaacgtgtgttgaaggtgaaggggtttgacgtgttttggtgttccccgcgcatcacgcgaatccgcgcatcacgcgcacggacacgttatCCAACCAGAGCAAGGGTCCGCGGCCAAGACTCGCCGGCTATTCCCGCCTAGGCCTACAACGACCGCATGCATGCAACACTACTTGACGAGAGCCGTTCCAAGCTGCTCCTTTTTACACCTAGTGACTACACATGTCAAGAAAGCCTTGCCAGACTCTTGAGTCTTTGTTGTCACCGCTGCGACTCAGCCAAGATCAAATGTTCAACCATAGTTATTACGCAAATGACGTCACCAGCTCACCCTCAAACCCCGACAATAGCAAGCCTGAGGCTCAGTATTCGGCTTTGCATAGACTAGTGACTCAGGGCTTTGAAAATACATGTGTTGAGAAGTGTTCGAAGGTGGCCTGACAATGAATACGTTGTCGTTCAATCTCAGACTTGGTAGCCTACTCAGTGCTAGAACCACAACCATGGTTTACGTCTACGAA encodes:
- a CDS encoding SpoVK, ATPase AAA+ class; translation: MDPIQAAIEDIENLEPGEQFSYTKIAAKHGVVRSTLTRRHQGQTSSERDKNFNQQKLNPQQELELVRYIEKLTKRGIPPTREMIRNFSSEVAHQQLSESWVTRFINRHEIHLISKWTSAMDRTRHLADSESKYRLYFELLHRKITEYHLEARDIYNMDEKGFLIGLIGRSKRIFSRRQWEKKEVRASLQDGSREFLTVLACCCADGSSLPPALIYAAKNGAIRSSWVEDIKAGEHEVFVSSSPTGWSNDNVGLAWLEQVFDRSTKQRSGRWRLLILDGHGSHLTMEFIKYCDRHRILLMILPPHSTHTLQPLDVVLFKPLSQAYSNELTNHLHKAQGLIPIKKGDFFPLFWSAWISSFTESLILKAFEATGIWPMDANVILRRFASTPEAERSSSSGLSDHDWRKLDRLVRAAVNDSHQYEARKLRSSVHHLSVQYELLKHENEGLKEALQHKKKHRKKGKALDLQQRQEYHGGSVFWSPRKLREARAREAVRERDETEEKLQKARSKKQREEARLQRQDELEERRVERQRLKEMRELERAEKAAERARQKEERDAAKAIQLPQKGKRRASAATSSNNKRQKRVEAARAGAQVQEEPPAPPSKLTSRGRNASSLAISGSAFDVRMYVIRSALRASTKRPPARFVRGRRYPLTPRLRTLHTTRPLAQASNPPPAPNSTPADQDGVNKTDREKATATDEPADGTVALDDPEVLAQKLQRSRETSRRYSAALRRQQRGKKADGLPPVLLPNWFLKRRVLRRQDLPGDSHDAKSPTLLSVAVTHTKSGEQAACTIPAGFNPETAQILSRLVRGLWSWRLDDHEKAKVEQYLEGKWGLHDEASHSSPPPNNEPVANKDNGPKTEPLDEALARWSKFREASTIRDAARMLTELETGISGRISPLIAAEIRATIAASLASLQPAIGNSFPATKTNLILHSPTPEHEASIDACVKSCAFELGSDVIVLEAQDLARLAGDYLGEGAEPSPRSIRSLGYETYRLNSDLNNFRADKGDAEDASAEEETDWSQPSSMDQPDPNSARSRSPLSIFALTPVFRFMSQDAKIQQVGSGNQYGTSAGATNDESGRTQSQSELQLEDMKLANFLEALIDSNDMKQIRGIVGNDISPPRSHSDRLSTSPKGPAFFDYSLAEDGAHLELNSSLPVSARPEINLQVKVGSSSANLNVPTKSKIIYVKNFKELNATYHGGRIIQKLEELVRKRRIAGESIMIVGSTCSRELTPELTTSGVMGLQSEGESGVFRTIVVTTDSERTGMEENAARLMLPEPSFDHVPPEMNRFRRINLIHIQDMLRSLDSSAAASISDMDEISVKFGQWARIFSESAFKRVLTYDEVHRVALTALGLLITSPTSKSAASRQEPAQLSWAHVALAMGLLRASDATKFVYFDKIAEMPKQSRNSFHILQGKTEADLAKKRLGEKAKRHQQNMQRITAAATKWEKRLIPGIVDADQIKTTFDQVHVPVETVDSIRTITSLSLLRPEAFSYGILATEKISGALLYGPPGTGKTLLAKAVAKESGSTVLEVSGSQIMDKYVGEGEKNVSAIFSLARKLSPCIVFLDEADAVFASRDAMQERVSHRNILNQFLKEWDGLNDLSVFVMVATNRPFDLDDAVIRRLPRRLLVDLPTQADRKEILKIHLKGELLDASVDLDDIAKRTPFYSGSDLKNISVSAALACVKEENEHAAKAAADVVAGNDDVDAPAESSTSHPDSTPAQPQPKAALHLVPGQSYKFPDKRVLHARHFDKALQEISASISENMSSLNAIKKFDEQYGDRRGNKRRKDFGFGVMGERNDSAARVRI